tgtctgtctgtcccccagtgggccctctctgtctgtccacagcctcacccccctctgtctgtgtgtctgtcagtgtctcTGCAGGACATCAACATGAGGAAGGCCTTTAAGAGCTCCACCACCAGGACCAGCAGGTGGTGTCCAAGAGCAGCGTGCCAAACCCAGTGGTGGAGATGTACAACCCTGAGCGACGAGCCGCCGCCCCTCAACATCCTGTCCTCCTACCGGTGCGCTTCCTGTGGAGATAACACGCTGTTGTACACacatatagagacacacacacacacacacacacacgcgcacacatatacaaactctCTATGATTTCACAATATCCCTTTCCTAAGTATATAATACTTACAATACTTCATACTTCGatccatctcctcttcctcggtCCCTGACCCTTCCTCGGTTCCTCCTCCAGGAAGTACCACTGTCAGGGGGCGGGACTTGCCTTACAGATAGAGAGGTCCTGCTGTCTTTGTGCCTTTTAAatgtaaactgtgtgtgtgtgtgtgtgtgtgtgtgtgtgtgtgtgtgtgtgtgtgtgtgtgtgtgtgtgtgtgtgtgtgtgtgtgtgtgtgtgtgtgtgtgtgtgtgtgtgtgtgtgtgtgtgtgcgtgcgtgcgtgcgtgtgcgtgtgtgtgcagggacgACAACAAGGAGGGTCTGAAGTTCTACACGGACCCGTCGTACTTCTTCCACCTGTGGAAGGAGACCATGCTGCAGGACACGGAGgacaagaggaaggagaagcGCAAGCAGAAGGTACGGCCTCACTCAGACCCTAGCTCCACTCAGACCCTAGCTCCACTCAGACCCTAGCTCCACTCAGACCCTAGCTCCACTCAGACCCTAGCTCCACTCAGACCCTAGCTCCACTCAGACCCTAGCTCCACTCAGACCCTAGCTCCaatcagaatatatatatatatataaacaacgaccccccccccccctgatcccTCCCTCCTTAAGGTTCTCGGctttagaatgtgtgtgtgttgcattcaAGCACCTTTGATCGGCAGAAAAGATtgattccctgaaccaatccTGGAAGAGACGCCCTGATTGGTCAAAAATGAATGGtctaaaatcaaaatcaaaaaagcactaacaatcaccaGGTTACCCCATTCCCCGTTCACAACAAAGATAGTTTGGAttagacgctacacaatgctaaattCTACTtttgagtgtgagagtgtgaagCTATCATGCTATCTCGCGCCCGCCCATCCAACGCTGAGCGCCCAGCTGTCTCCCCCTGGTGGTGAGCAGGAGCAGCGGCGCTGTGTGGACGGCACGCTGCAGCGCGAGGTGAAGAAGGTCCGCAAGGCCCGCAACCGCCGGCAGGAGTGGAACATGATGGCCCTGGACAAAGAGCTGCGGCCGGACCACCGGCACACCATCCACAGGGACCGCGGGACGTCCTCCGAGGGGTCCATGTCCCCAGAGAACAGGTCAGTGCACCCACGGCCACACAAGGACGCACAAACCTTATCTATGAAGGTATCTTTCTGGCAGTGCTGTACAAGTGCTCAACAAGGGAAATGACGCAAACACAAGAAGTACAATTCATAAGGAAATCACTACTAAAAATGACCATGCAAAAATCTATGATTTATCCCAGATTTATGGACTACCCGATACGAAGAAAGCTAAACTCAAAGATTTTCTTCCAGAATGAGACGGGTTGTGGGGCACTCAGTGTATACCCTCCCCTGTCGACAGCCcctctaaggcccaatcccatttctaccccttaccccttccccttacccctccccccttccacttaccccttcaaaacaagggggaggggtaaggggaaggggtagaaatgggattgggcctacgCCTCTCAGACGTCCTGGGTCTTAACGGTCCCCTGTGTCCCCCAGGGCCCTCGGCGGGGAGCCCTTCCTGTACCCCAACGCCATGAACCACGCGGCCCACGCCCACACCTACTCGGGCCCGCCCCCCAGCCTCCTGGCGGCCCAGATGGCCGCGGGCCATGCCCCTCTAGGTGGGGACCATGACTACCGGGCCAGGGGCATGGCCTACCAGGGAGGGACACTGGGGCGGCCCCACCATCACCCTCAAGCCCCGCCCCTTCCCCCACCCGCGGAAGCCATGAATGGGGGCCCGATGTCCCTCCCCCCAACGGAGTACGGGTACGGAAATTGAAGTTAAATACAAACAATGTGTTCAATTTAAAATAAACCCTGTCTCATTCAATGGATTCAGATGTGGCTGTCTCTTTAATTATGTccctctgctgccccctagtggtctgGATGTAGAACTACCATAAGTCACCCTCATAGCTTTATTGAGTTTAAAGCATGTTCTTTGGTTGATAGTTCCTCTGCCTGTCGTGTGATTCCCACGTGTCCCGTCTGAGccctgtcctcctgtcctccacaGGATGGACGGCTATGCCAACACCgggccccctcccccagcccccgccccTCTCATCCCCTCGGCCCAGACAGCGTTTGCATCGCCCCCCGGGGGTCCGCTCTCCCCCCCGGGGGGGATGAGTGGGGGCTACGGCTCTCCTCCCCCACTCGGCTCAGGATCCATGGGGGCACCGCCTCCACCcggcccccctcctccgcctctaCCCCCCGGGGTCTCCTCCCACTTCCACATCACccccaagatggccgccgcagccgccgccaGCGAGGCTGAGCCAGTGACTGACGCCCGCAGCGACCTGCTGGCCGCCATCCGCAtgggtaagagtgtgtgtgtgtgtgtgtgtgtgtgtgtgtgtgtgtgtgtgtgtgtgtgtgtgtgtgtgtgtgtgtgtgtgtgtgtgtgtgtgtgtgtgtgtgtgtgtgtgtgtgtggtgtgtgtgcatactgtcCTTATGTATCCAATAGCAAAAAAGTCTCACACATTTGATCAAATCAATGATGTATTTGACTGCTTTAAAGTAGTCATTCTAACTTATAACCAAAAATTACTTTTATCTAAAGTGACTTACTGTGAACTCAATATAAACATGTCGGAGGTTGCTGGTTTGTCTACcaaatccttgagcaagatgcctcccCCCTACCTGCACCTGAATGGCATGTGTCTATAAATATCACCATCAGATGCGTTGGATGAAAGGGTGAATAATGAATATATTATAGTTGCCATGAGCACGGTTTGAAAGAAAGAACCCACCCAGTCTGAGCCAGCCTAAGGCATCttagttgtggtggtggtggtggtgctggttgtggaggtggtgctgatggaggtggggatggcggtgttggtggtggtgtaaatggtgttgatgttggtggtggtggtgatggtggtggtcctGCTgatcatggtggtggtggtggttgtggtggtggtggagaagtacgaggaggtggtggtgttgctggtggtgttggtggtgggggtggagtaacgaggaggtggtggtgttgcttatggtgggggtggaggtcgagtaacgaggaggtggtggttctgGTGGAGATGGGAGTGGAGGGgatggggctggtggtggtggtggggcagtaatgaggaggtggtggtggaggtggaggtcgagtaacgaggaggtggtggttctgGTGGAGATGGGAGTGGAGGTGATGgggctgatggtggtggtggtggtggggcagtaatgaggaggtggtggtggaggtggaggtcgagtaacgaggagggggtggtggacgtggtggtggtgcagtaatgagggggtggtggttgaggtggtggtggtggaggtcgaGTAACGAGGAGAtgatggtggagatggtggggctgatggtggaggtggaggtcgagtaacgaggaggtggtggtggaggtcgagtaacgaggaggtggtggaggtggtggtggaggtcgagtaacgaggaggtggtggaggtggtggtggaggtcgaGTAACGAGGAGGTgggagtggaggtggtggggctgatggtggtggtgctggtgcagcAACAAGGAGgtttgtggtggtggggcttattgtggtggtggaggtgcagtaacgcggtggtggtggaggtgcagtaacgaggtggtgatggaggtgtaaGTGCAGTaacgaggtggtggtggaggtgcagtaacgaggaggtggtggtggtggaggtgcagtaacgaggaggtggtgggggtgcagtaacgaggtggtggtgggggtggaggtgcagtaacgaggtggtggtggaggtggaggtgtagatGCAGTaacgaggaggtggtggtggtggaggtgcagtaacgaggaggtggtggtgttggaggtgcagtaacgaggaggtggtggtggtggaggtgcagtaaagaggtggtggtgggggtggaggtgcagtaacgaggaggtggtggtgttggaggtgcagtaacgagatggaggtggaggtgtaggtGCAGTaacgaggaggtggtggtgttggaggtgcagtaacgaggaggtggtggtggtggaggtgcagtaacgcggtggtggtggaggtgcagtaacgaggtggtgatggaggtgtaaGTGCAGTaacgaggtggtggtggtggtggtggaggtgcagtaacgaggaggtggtggaggtgcagtAACGAGGTGgtagtgggggtggaggtgcagtaacgaggtggtggtggaggtggaggtgcagtaacgaggaggtggtggtgttggaggtgcagTAACGAGGTGGAGGTGTAGGTGCAGTaacgaggaggtggtggtgttggaggtgcagtaacgaggaggtggtggaggtgcagtAACGAGGAGGTAGTGGAGGTGCAGTAAcgcggaggtggtggaggtgcagtaacgcggaggtggtggaggtgcagtAACGCGGAGGTGGTGCTAGAGGAGGTGCAGTAACGCGGTGTGTCCTTGCAGGCATCCAGCTGAAGAAGGtccaggagcagcaggagcagcaggccAAGCGGGAGCCGGTGGGGAACGACGTGGCCACCATCCTGTCCCGCCGCATCGCCGTGGAGTACAGCGACTCAGAGGACGACTCGGAGCTGGAGGACAACGACTGGTCCGACtaggactcacacacactcacacacacacacacacacacacacacacacacacacacacacacacacacacacacacacacacacacacacacacacacacacacacagacacacagacgcacacacagacgcacacacacacacacacacacacacacacacactgttgtgtgGCTAATCCCTATCTCACGTGTATTTGCATagcccctgacacacacacgctaataGCTAGCACCTAAGCACATGTAACACAGTATAAGCTAACACAGCGAGCTGGACGGGGTGTTTCCAAGCTACGAAGAAGAAGAGACTCATACTTAATATTAGGTTCTTATACTGTGATGCTAAATATCTAACAATAAGTTAACCTGACTCCTGTACACCTTgtattctccagtggatgttcTGCCCTACCTTAGTATAACACAACCCCCACACATTCCATGTGCCGTGCATGGGGGGGTCCTCATCGTAGCACTAGTTAGGCTTGGATAGAACATATAATAGATCATTACGCTCTCAAGCTGACCACTgtagctgctctctctctctctctctctctctctctctctctctctctctctctctctctctctctctctctctctctctctctctctctctctctctctctctctctctctctctctctctctctctctctctctctctttgccccccccccccccccccccccaggccttgTTCTCTATCTCTTGCGCTCTTTCATGTTTTTAACATTTCTACATTGTGCGTGCTCATGCATCGATCATGAGACACGTGTTTAATATTTTAGATTACAGGCGACTGGAAGTTCAAATGGAATGCGTACTTTGATGGTCGCTGGGTGAGGTAATGGgtcaggatggggggggggagacagcggGGGGAAGGTAATGGTtcagggtttgggggggggggggagagacggcggggctggggaggaggtgggggaggagagacggagggggctgtggaggaggtgggggggtggagaggcGTCCTACTGATCCGGATCAGTCTCTGAGGGGTCTGCGGTGGTCGGCGTGGGGGCGGGGTTAtgagcaggggagagggagtggtTTCCTGTGTATGTGCTCCAAGTGTATGAGTCTGTGACCTCCGACCTGGAACTACTAAAATAAAGATGGAGTTGAAACGGTGAAGGAAAATGGCCGGcgtctcttttctttctttctcatcGCTGTTCCACTGTCGTCATAGAGATGACTTGtacagaatttttttttcttttgtcgtCTCCATGGGGACGGTACAGCTAAGAAGCCCCGTTGTCAGGGAAACAGGGGAGTGCAAAAAGGGGGCAATGAGCCAGAAGGagaagggacagacagacagacagaggcagtGGACGGTTGTTATGCACAGCACATTcttttaatacaaaaataacaaGGTCTCTCCGTGGAGTGAACTAACCAAAGcaatatagatataatatataaagtACGACTAACACCTTTGGAAAAATATACACACGTCCACACAATGTCTAACAATATGTCAGTCAGTGCATGTTGATTATCATTTGTATGTTTCCTTTTTGCAGATACTTAAATTTTTGTGCCGTTTTTCTTCTcgcacccctccccccaacccccccaaaataaataaagtgcatTTCACATTGAAGAAGAACTACGCAAAGTCTACACAAGATGctgccgccccgccccccccccccccccccttcagtgtTTCATATTTAGCTCTAGATTGGTACCCATCAAAataacccccgcccccccttaaacaagatggctgcaatGAGTCCCATTGAAGCagacctccctctctgctctgagggcctcctccttcaccagggCCAGGGCCTGTCGGGCCACAGCGGACCAATCATGGTCCGGGatggttcctttttttttcggATTCAAAGCCCTTGTAATCGTCTGCTCAGCGGCCATGGAGAGGTGCTCATCTCCAACCGTCACAGTTGCGAGATTGATATTATCATAGGCTACAACCCCGCCCCAAGCCCCATCCGCCCCTCAATATCCAAGTGTCTAGAAGCGCTAACCATTGGCATATAGAGCGCACAGACAACTGGGAAGGAAAACAGTACTCAACACAACTGTGGTACACACGCTATTGGTCAAGGAGAAGTGTCATTCTGAATTGGGTTAGCCCCTGACTTCCATTCCAGTCATTGCCCTGGCTCTTCAGCACCATGCAAGGTTTGGCGAGGGTTGCCTCTGAAGCATGCCTTATTTACAAGAACCTCATTGGTCGAGGGGAGGAGGCTCCTCATACAAACGACTCATGGtttgtccttttttttcttcagataaCTTGTACATTCAGAAAAGGCTTTACAGCGCCGTAGAATACAACATCAGAATCCAAAATAAATTCAGGTCAGACTTGGAAGTGGAAAAAAATATAACTTTTTCAATGAATATAACAAAATAGACTACTCTGGCAGAGGAAGGACAGGGTGGACGGTGTTACGATTCACAGCTCAGTCGTACCAGTTTTAACTAATGACAGCAATCAGGCTGACACCTTGCAcaagtttacacacacacacacacacacacacacgtgcacacacaggctACATTCAGTTCTCAGAAAATGCCTTTCTAATGCTTGGTCAAAACATTTCCCCAGTTgcagtatttatttttaaccaatGGCTCCTCAAGAAGTGGGTATGATGAGGACTGTCCATTTGGAGGACAGCATGAGGTTCCTCTGAGGGGACTGAGACACcacggggtgggggtgggggggtggagggaggcgaTGGAGAGGCCTCATCTGAGGGGCCGGAAGTAGAGGTCCCATCGAGCAGACACCCTGCTGGGTGGGGAGGTTTAAAAGCAGAGAAGACCAGTTCCAGTTCTACtacagaagagagaagagaggcgcCCCAAAAAATAAACCAGGACTGGGGTTCCACATCTACCGGACGTCTCCGTTCACTTTGGCTTGAAGTGCTGGAGTCAGTGTAGAGTCCATGTCCCAGACagctctcctcacctcctcacccacccagacacacacacacacacacacaccacacacacacacacacacacacacacacacacacacacacacaccacacacacacacagaaccaggccACTTTTATCATTGGACAGGAAGACTGGCAGCATTAACCTccaaggtcaggggtcagcaggAAGTTGCCAGAGCTGTGTTCCTCTCCGGAGAGAAAGGCGATTTAATGAGCTGCTGAACcaccacacggacacacatgcacacacatgcacacacccggATGTCATCATGCACCTGTGCCCCCGTGCAGGAACACACACCAAGAGGCTCCTGTTCACACGGTCTAACACCACACAGAAAGAATGAACAAGAAAAACGTGTTTGGATGCTCACAAAAGGCAGAGGCAACAGAAAACTAGCCCACAAACAGGTTTACACAATTCTATTCAGTTATAATACGTGAAGAAAGCCCAGAATGTGGGTCACAGAAACCGTTTGCACATTGAATGAGGCAGTGGCATTGGTGGCAAATGAGTTAATGAGCGGCAGTTTAATGTATTTCCCCTTTCCAGTCCAAATGGTAGAGTCCGAGTGCCAAGTGGTAAGGATCCAACTGAAGGAAAGGCCCACTCTGCCTGGGGCTGGGGGTCAGCCCTCATTCATACTGGGGTCGGACATCCAGACGCAGGACAGGAAGAGATGTAGGGCATGGATGTTATTGCTCTCTCACTATTGCTTCAAATCTATAAAATCACCAACGCGGCCGGGCGAGTTATTGCTGATGAGGATATTGATGAATAGTAGAAACCCTTTTCCATGATCCGTCTGTTTGATGCTCTTGTGAAAACCACATGGTGTGTTTTTAACAAATCACTCGGACCGCAATGCTGTGGATGAGACACTCCGAGATCCCAGCTGGGCAGTGGGTGTGTGGATGAGATGAAGAACGCACTGATCCAATCAGCTCCCAGCAGGAAGAACCAAACTGTTCATCTCCCAGGCTCTAAAACATGGCATGACGGAGTATGGCACGTCTTGTGATGGATTTTTAGCTCATTTCATGTTACACGTGAGGTACTGACTGAGATTAAAAAGATTTTTGGTCCAGTTACAACAcgatcggtatcggtatcgaaTCATACAAAAATTATGAATTCTCATCTTTCTTAGCCCGTTTGACCAATCACGTTACAGCGCATGTTAACAGTGGAGCAGAAACGACTCAACTCCTTCTGTGATTGGTGCATGCAAATTACATTGAAGTCGAGCATGCACATTAATTGCACAGTACATGCTGACAATGTTTGCGGGGAATTGAACATTATTGATTCGATGAACAGAATTACATTCAGAACCAGACTTTGTGCAGACCGATTAGCAGCCCCCATAGCTCGGTCAGATTCAGGACCCGGCTGTAAATCCCCTGATCACCGCTGCAGCGGAGCAGTGGAGGGGTTCAAATCGCCCGGGGGGTTATACACGGAGCTTTGAAATTAACGCACAACTCATTTTTCGAGATAGAGTAAAAATTAAACGCGGTAAGAGACATAGAGAACGGGGAGCGATTTGATTCCTTCCTCGGTGTGGAGGACGCTGGGCGCGGATCAGAGACGAGGCTATTTTTAGCCCTCCGTGCTGGTTTAGCTTTCGAAGCACGTCCAGAGTGCAGCAGCGAGACGAGACGGCCCGGCCCAGACGCGGCTCCTTTGTGGACATGCCTGCGTCTCTAACGCTAGCCCTCCCGCCTTCACCTCCACTTCCccgtcctccttctccatccAACACgttgcgcgcgcgcacacacacacacacacacacacacacacacacacacacacacacacacgcacacgcacgcacgcacacacacacacacacacacacacacacacacacacacacacacacacacacacacacacacacacacacacgggcttTGCTGATCTTTTTGCTGTCGAGCACATTTACGCGCAAGGGCGCCGAGTTGCATGCTCTAATAATAATCTCTATTCAATTTGGAAGGTGAATAAAATCACCTGTTAACAAAAGCATTGCTGCTCTTCACATTCTGTTTACGGCGGCTGCGGCTGATAGCGGCTGTTTCCGCACAAAGCTCCTCTGATAGGAGAAGGGCGTGGCCGGCTCCCTCCCGACGCGGCCGGACAGAACCCGTCTGCTGGAAGAGACATGATGCACCCTTTACGCTGagcacaataaataaataaataaacatccgGTCGCTGGGGGGTTCTGTTGCTCAGTCTGAGCCATGTGAGGACTGTGTTTCTCCCCCTTTTCTGTCTGTGagtccccccttcccctcaccgcagccccctctccccctctacacACCAGGGAGGAGCGGCTCGCAGCCCCTCGCCCGCAACCCCTCTCTGCCCCAGCCCTCTCGCCCCAAAGGGGCTGAGCGGAAGGTCAGacgtggcggggggggggggggtcagacgtCGCTGGGGGTCCGGGCGCGATGGGCAACCCCGGCCGGCACACAGCCGCAGCACACCAGCCACAGCGCCTTCTGGATCTCCTGGTTGCGGAAGGCGTAGATGACAGGGTTGATGACGGAGTTGTAGGTGGCGGGCACCAGCGTGGCGTAGGTGTACAGCGGTGGGTAGGTGTAGTCGGCCACCAGCGAGTACACGGTGAAGGGCATCCAGCACGCCGCGAAGGTGCCCAGGATGATTGCCAACGTGGACACGCCCTTGCGCGTGGTGACGTAGTGGGGCGTGGCGGCCAGGAAGTGGTGCTGCAGGGCGATCTGGTGGGCGTGGCGCATGACGATCTTGCAGATCTGCACGTAGAGCTGCAGCATGAGGCCGAAGAGCAGCAGGAAGGAGACGGACAGCACGGCCACGTTGTTCTTGGTGAGGGGCCGCACCACGCTGCAGGACGCCTCCTCCGCCAGGCAGTTGACCCCGGTGACGGGCAGCAGCCCCAGGCACAGCGACAGCCCCCACAGCAGCACCAGCATGGTGTAGGTGAAGGCGGCCGTGCGCTCCGAGTTGTAGGTCAGCGCGTAGTACAGCGACAGGTAGCGGTCGATGGTGATGGCCAGCAGGCTGAAGACGGAGGCGGAGAAGGAggccaccaccaaccccaccgtGAGCAGCTGGGCCGAGTCGGAGCGCAGCAGGTAGGCACAGGTGAAGTGCAGCACCAGGCCCAGGCCGGCCAGCAGGTCGGCCAGGGCCAGGCTGCCGATCAGGAGGAACATGGGCGCCCGCAGGCCCGGGTTCTGCCAgatcaccagcaccaccagggcGTTCTCGCAGGCGATCAGCGTGCCGGAGGAGCACAGCACGATGTCCCAGGGGTTGACCAGCAGGGGCAGGGGCCCCGCGGCCAGGCTGTCCTCCGAGGGGAAGGCCCCGAGACCCCCGGTGCTGTTGTCCGTGAGCAGAGACCCTCCGCCGCTGGCCCAGGACGTGGGGTCCGGACTCAGCCAGCTGGGGGTGATCGCCGCATCCTCGCTCATTATGCCCCCCGTctggaaacatacacacaggcacacgcagacacaggcaaaaccacacacaaaacacacacacacacgctaagcAAATAGGATCTTGAAGATAAGCTACTGATGTGGTATTTTGTGTTTACTGAGGTATCAAGCAAAACAACAATCTTTGATCACAGGAAACACAGATTCATTAGTTGAggttgacacacaaacacaaacacccacatacacactaatagTTATAGAGTGAGTGATCTTCAAACTAACCCAATAAGTAGGACTCAGGGTTTGTAATATAGAAATCCTTCAACCTGGACCAGTTCAGAGATGATGCTATCAGAACTGGTATTCACCAGCCCCTCTCATTTATGAACAGCATCTCCCTGCCAAGGGAATCCTTATTAAACAGGTGTAATAAGCAGCCTTCTGTGCAACGATCCAGAAGGTTAATCTAAACCAATAATTGCACTTCAACATCAAGATGAATACACCTGACTCAATCAGCCTGTTAGAGAACGCAGAATATGGACGCATCAATAAAACAAGGCTTCTTATTAACCCTCCAATCTAATAATTTAGAGCCGATAGACCGTCCATTACCTTCAGCCCATAGCGTAGAATAAGACACTAAAGTAGAGCTAAGACCCAAGACCTGCTCCACGTCAGACCACTAGAGAGAAGACCCAGGACCTGCTCAACGTCAGACCGCCAGAAGACCGAAGACCTGCTCCCCGTCAGACCACCAGAACAACCAAGACCGGCTCACCGTCAGACCGCTAGAAGACGTGGAGACCTGCTCCCCTTCAGACCGCTAGAAGACATGGACCCCTGCTCCACGTCAGCAGACCGCGAGCGGAACAATGGGCAACATGTTTTCGCCTTCATTTGCAATCCCCCCGATAGTCACCTGTGTTAGGAGGGATCTCGCCTGATAACCGGCCTTACCTCGATTCTCGGAGATATGACTCTGGATTAAACGGCAGCCTTCTACTTCATGTCAGTGATGATATGTGATGGCGGCAGGTGCGGAGGACGCAGCCCGGGACGGAGCAGACCGGAGCCTGCTAACGGAGATGAGAGCGAGGAAGCGCACCGCCATGGACTGCGGCTGTGCAGGGGATCAGTGAGGCTGAGCAGCGGGCAAGGAGAGGAGCGAGGGGGGAGGactgatgggggtgggggtcccgaATGGGCCACACTCCCCAGACAAGGTTTCTATCTGAAAACTCCGGCACACAGCTCAATGCCATGAGGTCCAGTCCCGGGCGTCTCAAGGACATGGGGAGATTTAAGGTCTCCAGGTGGGTTTTGTGTTAGTGGATAACAGTTTACTGTGAAATATTCTTAAAAAATCACAACAGGGATCATTTAACCTGGTGTTTATTCCTTACCAATAAACTTAATAAAATTAATGGGTGACAGACAGTTATTGAGTCACCTTAGTTAAGCCGTGCACTGACTGCAGATAGATTTGTCAATATCAGTCCAGGTCCCTCAGGGTTCCGTTACGGAGATCAATGTTTTTGTGCCTTTTAACTAAGCGTAAACGTCACCAATTCCTTTCCCTTTTCCCCTCATTCATCGTCCATAGTTTGAATGCTTAA
This is a stretch of genomic DNA from Gadus macrocephalus chromosome 23, ASM3116895v1. It encodes these proteins:
- the wasf3b gene encoding LOW QUALITY PROTEIN: wiskott-Aldrich syndrome protein family member 3b (The sequence of the model RefSeq protein was modified relative to this genomic sequence to represent the inferred CDS: inserted 1 base in 1 codon; deleted 1 base in 1 codon), which encodes MPLVKRNIEPRHLCRGELPDGIGSELECVMNNTLSAIIRQLSSLSKHAEDIFGELFNEANTFYVRASSLQDRIDRLAVKVTQLDSTVEEVSLQDINMRKAFKSSTXQDQQVVSKSSVPNPVVEMYNLSDEPPPLNILSSYRDDNKEGLKFYTDPSYFFHLWKETMLQDTEDKRKEKRKQKEQRRCVDGTLQREVKKVRKARNRRQEWNMMALDKELRPDHRHTIHRDRGTSSEGSMSPENRALGGEPFLYPNAMNHAAHAHTYSGPPPSLLAAQMAAGHAPLGGDHDYRARGMAYQGGTLGRPHHHPQAPPLPPPAEAMNGGPMSLPPTEYGMDGYANTGPPPPAPAPLIPSAQTAFASPPGGPLSPPGGMSGGYGSPPPLGSGSMGAPPPPGPPPPPLPPGVSSHFHITPKMAAAAAASEAEPVTDARSDLLAAIRMGIQLKKVQEQQEQQAKREPVGNDVATILSRRIAVEYSDSEDDSELEDNDWSD
- the gpr12 gene encoding G-protein coupled receptor 12 is translated as MSEDAAITPSWLSPDPTSWASGGGSLLTDNSTGGLGAFPSEDSLAAGPLPLLVNPWDIVLCSSGTLIACENALVVLVIWQNPGLRAPMFLLIGSLALADLLAGLGLVLHFTCAYLLRSDSAQLLTVGLVVASFSASVFSLLAITIDRYLSLYYALTYNSERTAAFTYTMLVLLWGLSLCLGLLPVTGVNCLAEEASCSVVRPLTKNNVAVLSVSFLLLFGLMLQLYVQICKIVMRHAHQIALQHHFLAATPHYVTTRKGVSTLAIILGTFAACWMPFTVYSLVADYTYPPLYTYATLVPATYNSVINPVIYAFRNQEIQKALWLVCCGCVPAGVAHRARTPSDV